One genomic window of Acidobacteriota bacterium includes the following:
- a CDS encoding response regulator, whose product MTTGSHSVAQGPEPVKPRVLLVDDESLITSLIQRSLRRSWDITCASSAMAALDLIRTQPFDAIVCDLMMPVMTGMEFAEKLAGLNPLLRARTLFLTGGAATPEAEAFLARSDVRHMTKPLRMADLDARLLALLAQGPAASRP is encoded by the coding sequence ATGACGACCGGTAGCCATTCCGTTGCCCAAGGGCCTGAGCCGGTGAAGCCCCGCGTGCTGCTGGTCGACGACGAGTCGCTGATTACTAGCCTGATCCAGCGTAGCCTTCGCCGGTCGTGGGACATCACCTGCGCATCGAGCGCGATGGCGGCGCTCGATCTGATTCGAACCCAGCCATTCGACGCCATCGTCTGCGACCTGATGATGCCAGTGATGACCGGCATGGAATTCGCCGAGAAGCTTGCCGGTCTGAATCCGTTGCTGCGGGCTCGCACGCTATTTCTCACCGGTGGCGCGGCGACGCCGGAGGCCGAGGCGTTTCTCGCGCGTTCTGACGTCCGCCACATGACAAAACCGCTGCGAATGGCGGACCTCGACGCCAGGCTTCTGGCGCTTTTGGCACAAGGCCCCGCCGCGTCACGGCCCTAA